One region of Aeromicrobium sp. Sec7.5 genomic DNA includes:
- a CDS encoding acyl-CoA dehydrogenase family protein, producing MISVESPEIGDVRSVASDFFDRHRVVLDDDDSPRYDRAAWVRACQDLGVSAILEPEDDGGLDGGAAMLAAVLVEAGRTLSPLPVLSSAVRAQTALRLIATTDARDELLPQLLTGSVVATLAPWSRAIEASPASGPATEGGDWTLSGSASRVLDGVGADLLLVLAPVDDAIGLFAIEGDVVREAQEAIDVTRQFARITLDAAPARLLGTADPAVLATLDHWTTLALTADQVGGAAACLAMTVAYLNTRVQFGRVIGSFQSLKHQCADLALRVDEARSALAHLVWALDESPDHVVEASAIAAVAASTAYTTCAEETVHLHGGIGFTWEHDAHRHVRRALTDRSAFGSVRAAREAVLASRGI from the coding sequence ATGATCAGTGTCGAGAGCCCCGAGATCGGCGACGTCCGGTCGGTCGCGTCGGACTTCTTCGACCGCCACCGGGTGGTCCTGGACGACGACGACTCCCCCCGGTACGACCGTGCCGCGTGGGTGCGGGCGTGCCAGGACCTCGGGGTGAGCGCGATCCTCGAGCCCGAGGACGACGGCGGCCTCGACGGCGGCGCCGCGATGCTCGCCGCGGTGCTGGTGGAGGCCGGCCGCACGCTCAGCCCACTGCCCGTGCTGAGCTCGGCCGTCCGCGCCCAGACCGCACTCCGCCTGATCGCGACGACGGACGCTCGCGACGAGCTCCTGCCCCAGCTGCTGACGGGATCGGTCGTCGCGACGCTGGCTCCGTGGAGCCGGGCGATCGAGGCCAGCCCCGCCAGTGGCCCCGCCACGGAGGGGGGCGACTGGACGCTGTCGGGCTCGGCGAGCCGGGTCCTCGACGGCGTCGGCGCCGACCTGCTGCTCGTGCTGGCGCCGGTCGACGACGCGATCGGCCTGTTCGCGATCGAGGGCGACGTCGTGCGCGAGGCCCAGGAGGCGATCGACGTCACGCGCCAGTTCGCGAGGATCACGCTCGACGCCGCGCCCGCGCGGCTGCTCGGCACGGCCGACCCGGCGGTGCTGGCCACGCTCGACCACTGGACGACGCTCGCGCTGACGGCCGACCAGGTGGGCGGCGCCGCGGCGTGCCTCGCCATGACGGTCGCGTACCTGAACACCCGCGTGCAGTTCGGCCGCGTGATCGGCTCGTTCCAGTCGCTCAAGCACCAGTGCGCCGACCTGGCGCTGCGCGTCGACGAGGCACGCTCGGCCCTCGCCCACCTGGTGTGGGCGCTCGACGAGTCGCCGGACCACGTCGTCGAGGCGTCCGCCATCGCGGCCGTCGCCGCGTCGACGGCCTACACGACCTGCGCCGAGGAGACCGTGCACCTGCACGGCGGCATCGGCTTCACCTGGGAGCACGACGCGCACCGTCACGTGCGACGCGCCCTCACCGACCGGTCGGCCTTCGGCTCCGTGCGCGCCGCGCGCGAGGCCGTCCTGGCGTCCCGCGGAATCTGA
- a CDS encoding aldehyde dehydrogenase family protein, with translation MTTELSPTLSHVSAPTMSYFTDKFFGHVIDGEVVESIEGGTMPVIDPSTGIQVATAASGTAADVDRVVASSRRAFDDGVWRNLSPLEKEARLHSFSRTIDQHRTIFGDLDAVDAGLLRTYTSFIEDFGVNATAYFAGWPTKLQGSIPPVPAGMNVQHRRLPRGVVAAIVPWNGPSAVVAMAAAALAAGNCMILKAAENTPMSAVLMAELAVEAGIPPGVFNVLQGTGQAVGSALVEHPGTDFISFTGSAATGRAIQIAAAKTLTPVALELGGKSPFIVFDDVDIASTAAAATAAVWSGSGQICTAGSRVLVQRSIHDEFVAAMVDASRSVKVGNVFDPESTLGPLVSQTQLDRVASYVDLGRSEGVEVALNGGLTGDGGFFHEPVIFTEVRNDMRIAQEEIFGPVMSVIPFDDEADALRIGNDIDYGLAAGVFTNDLGRSQRMIEGLDVGTVWVNTYQAGYPTVSYGGVKQSGYGRTLGEEMVHELTHIKSVWIAS, from the coding sequence ATGACCACCGAGCTGTCCCCCACCCTGTCCCACGTGTCCGCGCCGACCATGAGCTACTTCACGGACAAGTTCTTCGGCCACGTGATCGACGGGGAGGTCGTGGAGTCGATCGAGGGCGGCACGATGCCCGTCATCGATCCCTCGACCGGCATCCAGGTCGCCACGGCCGCCAGCGGCACCGCCGCCGACGTCGACCGCGTGGTCGCGAGCTCGCGCCGCGCCTTCGACGACGGCGTGTGGCGCAACCTCTCGCCGCTGGAAAAGGAGGCCCGCCTCCACAGCTTCTCGCGGACGATCGACCAGCACCGCACGATCTTCGGTGACCTCGACGCGGTCGACGCCGGCCTGCTCCGCACCTACACCTCCTTCATCGAGGACTTCGGCGTCAACGCCACGGCCTACTTCGCCGGGTGGCCGACCAAGCTGCAGGGCTCGATCCCGCCCGTGCCCGCCGGCATGAACGTGCAGCACCGTCGCCTGCCGCGTGGCGTGGTCGCCGCGATCGTGCCGTGGAACGGCCCGAGCGCCGTCGTCGCGATGGCTGCCGCCGCGCTGGCCGCCGGCAACTGCATGATCCTGAAGGCCGCCGAGAACACCCCGATGAGCGCCGTGCTGATGGCGGAGCTCGCGGTCGAGGCGGGCATCCCGCCGGGCGTCTTCAACGTCCTGCAGGGCACGGGCCAGGCCGTCGGGTCGGCGCTGGTCGAGCACCCGGGCACGGACTTCATCTCGTTCACCGGCTCGGCGGCCACGGGCCGCGCGATCCAGATCGCCGCGGCCAAGACCCTGACCCCGGTCGCGCTCGAGCTGGGCGGCAAGAGCCCCTTCATCGTGTTCGACGACGTCGACATCGCCTCGACGGCGGCGGCCGCCACGGCCGCGGTGTGGAGCGGGTCGGGCCAGATCTGCACGGCCGGGTCGCGCGTCCTGGTCCAGCGGTCCATCCACGACGAGTTCGTGGCCGCGATGGTCGACGCCAGCCGCTCGGTCAAGGTCGGCAACGTCTTCGACCCCGAGTCGACGCTCGGCCCGCTCGTCTCGCAGACCCAGCTCGACCGCGTGGCCAGCTACGTCGACCTCGGCCGGTCCGAGGGCGTCGAGGTCGCGCTCAACGGTGGTCTGACCGGTGACGGCGGCTTCTTCCACGAGCCCGTCATCTTCACCGAGGTGCGCAACGACATGCGGATCGCACAGGAGGAGATCTTCGGCCCGGTCATGTCGGTCATCCCGTTCGACGACGAGGCCGACGCGCTGCGCATCGGCAACGACATCGACTACGGCCTCGCCGCCGGCGTCTTCACCAACGACCTCGGCCGCAGCCAGCGGATGATCGAGGGCCTCGACGTCGGCACCGTGTGGGTCAACACCTACCAGGCCGGCTACCCGACCGTCTCGTACGGCGGCGTCAAGCAGTCGGGCTACGGCCGCACGCTCGGCGAGGAGATGGTGCACGAGCTGACGCACATCAAGAGCGTCTGGATCGCGTCCTGA
- a CDS encoding SDR family NAD(P)-dependent oxidoreductase, with product MSNVLEGKIALVTGATRGLGRAIAQGLAEAGATVVVSSRKADACEATAREITESTGVRTLALPLHVGDWDAIAPALARVESELGTLDVLVNNAGIAPQSPSLLELGEGLYEKTMEVNLKGPFRLMAVAGEQMVRGGGGSIVNISSIGSQRPGPSEAVYTAAKAGLNALTMSFAQEYAPTVRVNCIMPGAFATDMAAGWDEAFISAVTDRLPAERLGLPAELAGMVVHLASDASSYTTGAVIPIDGGRLAVY from the coding sequence ATGTCGAACGTCCTCGAGGGCAAGATCGCCCTCGTCACCGGCGCCACGCGCGGCCTCGGCCGGGCGATCGCCCAGGGCCTGGCCGAGGCCGGCGCGACCGTCGTCGTGTCGAGCCGGAAGGCCGACGCCTGCGAGGCCACGGCCCGCGAGATCACCGAGTCGACCGGCGTCCGCACGCTCGCCCTCCCCCTGCACGTGGGGGACTGGGACGCCATCGCGCCGGCCCTGGCCCGCGTCGAGTCCGAGCTGGGCACCCTCGACGTCCTCGTCAACAACGCGGGCATCGCCCCGCAGTCCCCCTCGCTGCTCGAGCTGGGCGAGGGGCTCTACGAGAAGACGATGGAGGTCAACCTCAAGGGGCCGTTCCGCCTCATGGCGGTCGCCGGTGAGCAGATGGTCCGCGGCGGTGGCGGCTCGATCGTCAACATCTCCAGCATCGGCTCGCAACGACCCGGCCCGAGCGAGGCCGTCTACACCGCGGCCAAGGCCGGACTCAACGCCCTGACGATGTCGTTCGCGCAGGAGTACGCCCCCACCGTGCGGGTCAACTGCATCATGCCCGGCGCCTTCGCGACCGACATGGCTGCGGGTTGGGACGAGGCGTTCATCAGTGCGGTCACCGACCGTCTGCCGGCGGAACGACTCGGGCTGCCGGCGGAGCTCGCCGGCATGGTGGTCCACCTGGCGAGCGATGCCAGCAGCTACACCACCGGGGCCGTGATCCCGATCGACGGAGGCCGCCTCGCGGTGTACTGA